From Deltaproteobacteria bacterium, the proteins below share one genomic window:
- a CDS encoding GGDEF domain-containing protein has translation MKESQTSSLFGALGMVVLAMGPEGTFHPVGAAPDWFTGFCPECSLEKTAFNAWQMSPFLEAFIDEAAGVWAAESGFPVVLKSGWWTKIEPTGVVHYFLATAVRLPRTKLLVIRREPGDSELFAALQGYKESFLTLSAVKQEKETCSVELGKLKEMAVTDELTGLPNERGFFALASEMIEAAKKRRLANLVFTVSLSELARINEQYGHVEGSMALVAVSDILRKTFGGQSVVARLSGGEFAVLAVETAYLTENVYKKALEENLDAFNRSSFKTYRMALSTGAIRLAPEYAGTLRDALEKAVSAMRGGKKPPVRGR, from the coding sequence ATGAAAGAATCGCAAACATCCAGTCTTTTCGGGGCCTTGGGCATGGTGGTGCTGGCGATGGGGCCGGAGGGGACCTTCCATCCGGTGGGGGCAGCGCCCGATTGGTTCACCGGCTTCTGCCCGGAATGCTCCCTTGAAAAGACGGCCTTCAACGCCTGGCAGATGTCGCCCTTCCTGGAAGCCTTCATCGACGAGGCGGCAGGGGTGTGGGCGGCGGAAAGCGGCTTTCCGGTGGTGCTCAAAAGCGGCTGGTGGACCAAGATCGAGCCAACAGGGGTGGTGCATTATTTCCTGGCCACCGCAGTAAGGCTTCCGCGAACCAAACTCCTGGTCATCCGCCGCGAGCCGGGCGACTCCGAGCTTTTCGCGGCGCTCCAGGGCTACAAGGAAAGCTTCCTCACCCTAAGCGCGGTGAAGCAGGAAAAGGAAACCTGCTCGGTGGAACTGGGCAAATTGAAGGAAATGGCCGTAACAGACGAGCTTACCGGGCTTCCCAACGAACGCGGCTTCTTCGCCCTGGCCTCTGAGATGATCGAGGCCGCCAAAAAACGCAGGCTGGCCAACCTGGTCTTCACAGTGAGCCTTTCGGAACTGGCCCGCATAAACGAGCAGTACGGCCACGTGGAAGGCTCCATGGCCCTGGTGGCCGTAAGCGACATTTTGCGCAAAACCTTCGGCGGCCAGAGCGTTGTTGCGAGGCTTAGCGGCGGCGAATTCGCCGTGCTCGCGGTTGAGACCGCCTATCTCACCGAAAACGTGTATAAAAAGGCCCTTGAGGAAAATCTGGACGCCTTCAACAGAAGCTCCTTCAAAACCTACCGCATGGCTCTTTCAACGGGCGCGATCCGCCTTGCCCCGGAATACGCCGGAACCCTTCGGGACGCCCTGGAAAAAGCGGTGTCGGCCATGCGCGGCGGAAAAAAGCCCCCCGTCAGGGGCAGGTGA
- a CDS encoding protein kinase: protein MPGVTPKNFGKYLLLDPIGVGGMAELFRAKMTGDEGFEKIIAIKKILPHLVGEKNLIEAFISEARLAAFLQHDNIVRTYDFGRMGDDYFIAMEYLFGKNLRLATDRASEISLPMSLVNVLFVISQVLIGLEYAHELSDFSGAPLGVVHRDISPQNIFITYNGQVKVIDFGVAKAKSQVNTTQYGVIKGKLAYMSPEQAYGAAVDHRSDIFAVGAILYELLSGQRLYSGETMEILEKARNAQFTPLSDLVPGLHPKLGLVVKTALARDMSLRYDSCGLMLADIEDVIWELAFRPSSRGLARYMKELFGDVIPSEEALLRDVMGADSLSKIGPEFDEPEPESDSRPLAAPGPETAVTVKSRLITKAPVIPSAIRKNIGIFGDVGAGKTSILRRYTENLFSGEYLPTVGVMVEKKPVNFEGKSLALTLWDFSGPDPVHGFTPDKAKNLDGAILVVDCTRAESLQSARMTKDALDRAIGPKPFVCAVSKTDLTLQWAVERKELAELEKSGWSIIRTSAKTGVGVTRAFMTLVELILQDQEG, encoded by the coding sequence ATGCCCGGCGTCACTCCCAAGAATTTCGGAAAATACCTTCTCCTGGACCCCATCGGCGTGGGCGGCATGGCCGAGCTTTTCCGGGCCAAGATGACCGGCGACGAGGGCTTCGAGAAAATCATCGCCATCAAGAAAATCCTGCCTCACCTTGTGGGCGAAAAAAACCTCATCGAAGCCTTCATCTCCGAAGCGCGCCTGGCGGCCTTTCTCCAGCACGACAACATAGTGCGCACCTACGATTTCGGGCGCATGGGCGATGACTACTTCATAGCAATGGAGTACCTTTTCGGAAAAAACCTGCGCCTTGCAACCGACCGGGCCTCCGAAATTTCCCTGCCCATGAGCCTCGTCAACGTCCTCTTCGTGATTTCCCAGGTCCTGATCGGCCTGGAATACGCCCACGAGCTATCCGACTTTTCCGGCGCTCCCCTTGGTGTGGTGCACCGAGACATCAGCCCCCAGAACATCTTTATCACCTACAACGGCCAGGTGAAGGTTATCGATTTCGGCGTGGCCAAGGCCAAAAGCCAGGTGAACACCACCCAGTACGGCGTCATAAAAGGCAAGCTGGCCTACATGTCGCCGGAGCAGGCCTACGGGGCCGCAGTGGACCACCGCTCCGACATCTTCGCCGTGGGCGCCATCCTCTACGAGCTTCTTTCGGGCCAAAGGCTCTATTCGGGCGAAACCATGGAAATCCTGGAAAAGGCCCGGAACGCGCAGTTCACCCCCCTGTCCGACCTTGTGCCCGGCCTTCACCCCAAGCTCGGCCTTGTGGTGAAAACCGCCCTGGCCCGCGACATGTCCCTTCGCTACGACTCCTGCGGACTGATGCTGGCCGACATTGAGGACGTAATCTGGGAACTCGCCTTCCGGCCCTCGTCAAGGGGGCTCGCCCGCTACATGAAAGAGCTTTTCGGAGACGTGATCCCCTCCGAGGAGGCCCTCCTGCGCGACGTTATGGGCGCTGACTCCCTTTCCAAAATCGGCCCGGAATTCGATGAGCCGGAACCGGAATCCGACTCGCGCCCTCTTGCCGCCCCCGGCCCGGAAACCGCCGTCACCGTAAAATCCCGGCTCATCACAAAGGCCCCGGTTATCCCTTCCGCGATCCGAAAAAACATAGGCATCTTCGGCGACGTGGGCGCGGGCAAGACCAGCATCCTAAGGCGCTACACCGAAAACCTCTTTTCCGGCGAATACCTGCCCACCGTGGGCGTGATGGTGGAAAAAAAGCCCGTGAACTTCGAGGGCAAAAGCCTTGCGCTCACCCTCTGGGATTTCTCCGGCCCGGACCCTGTCCACGGATTCACCCCGGACAAGGCCAAAAACCTGGACGGCGCAATCCTGGTGGTGGACTGCACCAGGGCCGAATCCCTGCAATCCGCCAGAATGACCAAGGACGCCCTTGACCGGGCCATCGGCCCCAAGCCCTTTGTCTGCGCCGTGTCCAAGACCGACCTCACCCTTCAATGGGCCGTGGAGCGCAAGGAGCTTGCCGAACTCGAAAAAAGCGGATGGAGCATAATAAGGACCAGCGCGAAAACGGGCGTGGGCGTCACAAGGGCCTTTATGACCCTCGTCGAACTCATCCTCCAGGACCAGGAGGGCTGA
- a CDS encoding glycosyltransferase family 2 protein, whose amino-acid sequence MPEKCDPSSPVTVTVAVCTRNRARSLKRALESVLNQAADAPGLEILVVDNGDDGETGRVAKSLGARAEGLRLVREPEPGLSAARNRAWREASGRWIVYIDDDAELVPGYLAALSRLLAEEGDRAGAVGGPIAVGWENNAPGWYEKGLAPWLNSLNLGPARRRIRWPETLYGTNMAFDANVLKSLGGFRGDLGRKGAGLMDAEETELFIRMEKLEDRPVIYDPALKVIHFMTEERLSPGFFIKKARWHGKSLAALERLHPDKIRGLGNALWVLASSCFRAVTGRGRGPLTERVLRASAAGYLYGRFLR is encoded by the coding sequence ATGCCTGAAAAATGCGACCCAAGCTCACCCGTCACCGTAACGGTGGCCGTCTGCACAAGAAACCGAGCCCGAAGTCTGAAAAGGGCCTTGGAATCGGTGCTGAATCAGGCTGCGGACGCGCCGGGGCTGGAAATCCTGGTGGTGGACAACGGGGATGACGGTGAAACCGGCAGGGTGGCGAAATCCCTGGGAGCTCGCGCGGAAGGACTGCGCCTTGTGCGTGAGCCGGAACCCGGGCTTTCGGCGGCCAGGAACCGGGCGTGGCGGGAGGCTTCGGGGCGATGGATCGTTTACATCGACGACGACGCGGAGCTTGTTCCGGGCTATCTCGCGGCCCTTTCGCGCCTTCTGGCCGAGGAGGGAGACCGGGCCGGAGCCGTTGGCGGGCCGATTGCGGTGGGATGGGAAAACAACGCGCCCGGCTGGTACGAGAAGGGCCTGGCCCCCTGGCTGAACAGCCTGAACTTAGGGCCGGCGCGGCGGCGCATCCGCTGGCCCGAAACCCTTTACGGGACCAACATGGCCTTTGACGCAAATGTATTGAAAAGCCTGGGAGGATTCAGGGGCGACCTTGGCCGCAAGGGCGCGGGGCTTATGGACGCCGAGGAGACGGAGCTTTTCATCCGCATGGAAAAGCTTGAGGACCGCCCGGTGATCTATGACCCGGCGCTCAAAGTCATCCACTTCATGACTGAAGAAAGGCTTTCCCCGGGCTTTTTCATCAAAAAGGCCCGCTGGCACGGAAAGAGCCTTGCGGCCCTGGAAAGGCTTCATCCCGATAAAATACGGGGGCTTGGAAACGCGCTATGGGTGCTGGCGTCCTCTTGTTTCCGCGCTGTTACAGGAAGGGGCCGGGGGCCCCTCACCGAGCGGGTTTTAAGGGCGTCCGCCGCAGGGTATCTTTATGGGAGGTTTTTGCGCTGA
- a CDS encoding CBS domain-containing protein: protein MRVKSIMTSDPVSIRRNASIADAIAIMKDNAIRHLPVVDRENRLVGFLTLADLKQGFLPSLVADVDLKDLMISNPFTAHVNDDVEDAARLIHKKKIGGMPVVDDNGRLAGVITVIDILGAFIEMMGLLTQSVRLLVETGPGPDAVSRACAIITGAGGNIISIGLPDAKPDSPKRVFRLETAGSAEARKALADAGYKVAE, encoded by the coding sequence ATGCGCGTCAAATCGATAATGACAAGCGACCCCGTAAGCATTCGCCGCAACGCATCCATAGCCGACGCCATCGCTATAATGAAGGACAACGCGATAAGGCATCTTCCGGTGGTGGACCGGGAAAACCGCCTGGTGGGCTTCCTGACCCTGGCGGACCTCAAGCAGGGCTTCCTGCCGAGCCTGGTTGCGGACGTCGACTTGAAGGACCTCATGATTTCAAACCCCTTCACCGCCCACGTGAACGACGACGTGGAGGACGCGGCCCGGCTCATCCACAAGAAAAAAATCGGCGGAATGCCGGTTGTTGACGACAACGGGCGGCTGGCGGGCGTCATCACCGTCATCGACATACTTGGGGCCTTCATCGAGATGATGGGCCTTCTCACCCAGAGCGTGCGCCTTCTTGTTGAAACCGGGCCCGGCCCCGACGCGGTGAGCCGCGCCTGCGCCATCATAACCGGGGCGGGCGGCAACATCATAAGCATAGGGCTTCCCGACGCCAAACCGGATTCGCCGAAAAGGGTGTTCCGGCTTGAAACGGCGGGGAGCGCCGAGGCCCGGAAAGCCCTTGCCGACGCGGGCTACAAGGTGGCGGAATGA
- a CDS encoding DUF4412 domain-containing protein, whose protein sequence is MKQKSVFYLVAALLLIPSVVFAFGPNMLKKEFSAEEVITTDPTKNPGVMPGMDTSMVPRTQIAKVFMAKTMSRWDEGNNTTIVRLDKKLVYVVDHLSKTYTVMPMDPNELPAMLKDFDKSVGKKKLGTERVDGWACTKWQFTIKMDDVMGKEIADQMKAVESMPGPQAAQMKKFMAQMKRDIVSTVWIAEDLGAPIKTVTSDGTSTILRKIKVGTQSPKLFEPPAGYRKSDMPGQIGSTPPPPKKKAK, encoded by the coding sequence ATGAAGCAAAAGTCGGTTTTTTACCTTGTGGCGGCCCTGCTTTTGATTCCGTCAGTGGTCTTCGCCTTCGGCCCCAACATGCTCAAAAAGGAATTTTCGGCGGAGGAGGTCATAACCACTGATCCCACGAAAAACCCCGGCGTCATGCCCGGCATGGACACCTCCATGGTGCCCAGAACCCAGATCGCCAAGGTCTTCATGGCCAAGACCATGTCCCGCTGGGACGAGGGGAACAACACCACCATCGTACGCCTGGACAAGAAACTCGTCTACGTGGTGGACCACCTCTCCAAAACCTACACCGTGATGCCCATGGACCCGAACGAGCTTCCGGCAATGCTGAAGGACTTCGACAAGTCGGTGGGCAAAAAGAAGCTGGGAACCGAAAGGGTGGACGGATGGGCCTGCACCAAGTGGCAGTTCACCATTAAAATGGACGATGTCATGGGCAAGGAAATCGCCGACCAGATGAAGGCGGTGGAGTCCATGCCGGGGCCCCAGGCCGCCCAGATGAAAAAATTCATGGCCCAGATGAAAAGGGATATCGTCTCCACCGTGTGGATAGCCGAGGACCTGGGAGCCCCCATCAAGACCGTGACCAGCGACGGCACATCCACCATCCTTCGCAAGATAAAGGTGGGAACCCAGAGCCCCAAGCTCTTCGAGCCGCCCGCAGGCTACAGGAAATCCGACATGCCGGGCCAGATCGGCTCCACCCCGCCTCCCCCGAAAAAAAAGGCCAAGTAG
- a CDS encoding DUF1318 domain-containing protein codes for MSQWNKFLALSMAVGFIAACVTVNIYFPAAKVQKAAEEIVDEVYGTKAAGTPAKDAQPAAEAPKPSSSLGKRAVVALLDIISPKSAWADDATTVSNANIRALKDQITANHAKLAAHYDAGRVGIGKDGLLVFKGPEGLGLKEVGELKRLIDGDNQARTKLYQEVAGALGIDPAQAGKVNDVFAKEWQGKAPAGWYIQDPSGSWKKK; via the coding sequence ATGTCCCAATGGAACAAATTTCTGGCCTTAAGCATGGCCGTGGGCTTCATAGCGGCCTGTGTGACGGTGAACATCTATTTTCCGGCGGCCAAGGTCCAGAAGGCCGCAGAGGAAATCGTCGACGAGGTTTACGGAACCAAGGCCGCCGGAACACCGGCCAAGGATGCCCAGCCTGCGGCAGAGGCCCCCAAGCCCTCGTCATCGCTCGGAAAACGCGCGGTAGTCGCCCTTCTTGACATCATCTCCCCCAAGAGCGCCTGGGCAGACGACGCCACCACGGTTTCCAACGCCAACATCCGCGCGCTTAAAGACCAGATAACCGCCAACCACGCCAAGCTCGCCGCCCATTACGACGCGGGCCGGGTGGGAATAGGCAAAGACGGGCTCCTGGTCTTTAAGGGCCCCGAAGGCCTGGGCCTCAAGGAGGTAGGGGAACTGAAACGCCTCATCGACGGCGACAACCAGGCCCGCACCAAGCTCTACCAGGAAGTCGCCGGAGCGCTCGGCATCGACCCCGCCCAGGCCGGGAAGGTTAACGACGTTTTCGCCAAGGAATGGCAGGGAAAGGCCCCGGCGGGGTGGTATATTCAGGACCCCTCCGGCTCCTGGAAGAAGAAATAG
- a CDS encoding GNAT family N-acetyltransferase, with translation MTNSWCNRPYHEGDEHGILALRRAAFGNLDPVRLLMSTWRWQFKDNPAGAPFIRLAECRGRVVAQYAVIPMRVSVDGTERTLAFSCDTMTHPAFQRRGLFSLLAGAVYRDMEEQAGIRGVFGFPNRASMPGFVKNLGWKHIASLPPWVTPANPAGALFPPGAGFRENGRDLALFPQSSFGPCFDDLWARHRPEKGVALVRDSRYLSWRYPSFPDFGYSAFSIAEQGETRGFLVLRPIRIKGIPILAIVDAFPLNILTPGLLGLLRKMAAKAHATAITALFAPADYRRARRLGFFPAPKKISPKTFELAGRFSPDEPESLTSADGWRVSFGDTDIV, from the coding sequence ATGACGAATTCCTGGTGCAACCGGCCATACCACGAAGGCGATGAACACGGAATCCTGGCCCTTCGCAGGGCGGCCTTCGGAAACCTCGACCCGGTGCGTCTTCTGATGTCCACCTGGCGCTGGCAGTTCAAGGACAACCCGGCCGGAGCGCCCTTCATAAGGCTTGCCGAGTGCCGGGGGCGCGTCGTGGCCCAGTACGCCGTGATCCCAATGCGCGTCTCCGTGGACGGGACGGAGCGCACCCTTGCCTTTTCCTGCGACACCATGACCCACCCGGCCTTCCAGCGCCGGGGCCTTTTTTCGCTCCTGGCCGGGGCGGTTTACCGGGACATGGAGGAACAGGCCGGGATCAGGGGGGTCTTCGGCTTCCCCAACCGGGCCTCCATGCCGGGCTTCGTGAAAAACCTTGGGTGGAAGCACATAGCCTCGCTTCCTCCCTGGGTGACCCCCGCGAATCCCGCAGGAGCCCTTTTCCCGCCCGGAGCCGGGTTCCGCGAGAACGGCAGGGACCTGGCCCTTTTCCCCCAAAGCTCCTTCGGCCCCTGTTTCGACGATCTCTGGGCCAGGCACCGCCCGGAAAAGGGCGTGGCCCTGGTTCGGGACAGCCGCTACCTTTCCTGGCGCTACCCGTCCTTTCCCGATTTCGGCTACAGTGCCTTTTCGATTGCGGAACAGGGCGAAACCAGGGGGTTTCTGGTCTTGAGGCCCATAAGGATAAAGGGAATACCCATTCTGGCCATTGTGGACGCCTTCCCCTTGAACATTCTCACCCCCGGCCTTCTTGGGCTTTTGCGCAAAATGGCGGCCAAGGCTCACGCCACGGCCATAACGGCCCTTTTCGCGCCCGCTGACTACCGAAGGGCCAGACGCCTGGGCTTTTTTCCGGCCCCGAAAAAAATCTCGCCCAAGACCTTCGAGCTTGCCGGAAGATTCTCCCCGGATGAGCCTGAATCCCTCACAAGCGCGGACGGCTGGCGGGTAAGCTTCGGGGACACGGACATCGTCTGA
- a CDS encoding radical SAM protein, whose amino-acid sequence MNPSEKPSILLINPHWTGMARQKQRQFRRVWPPLCLATAAGMLLREGFPVRVLDNNAEGLPLDEIRKRAEGAGLVFLTSTPYDRWQCPSISIDFFLETARVIPPEKLFILGGHVTERPETLLRETGARAAILGEPEETIVEICRKDALSEGFDRLREIAGTAFLENGKFHRPPVRPYMADLDGLATPAFHLLPMERYHYFPVMGKPFTILESSRGCPGRCTFCYLGMYGRKVRVKSAARFLDEIEFCAKMHRVKNFYFMDLEFCLNRERTEEICRGILERGLKINWCCQTRVNDIDDELAALMKKAGCSLIHFGVEAGNPEILAATRKGITVQKALSAVALCRKNGIRTAVFMNFGFPGETLAQMEETIDLAIAMNPTYASFHLIVPFPGTELAEKLGVGPEDFPPGLYPSYNHTSHELAPLKKMLHRAYRRFYLRPSYALTWLSDHKKALRSAP is encoded by the coding sequence ATGAATCCTTCGGAAAAGCCGTCAATACTCCTGATAAACCCCCATTGGACTGGCATGGCGCGCCAGAAGCAGCGCCAGTTCCGAAGGGTGTGGCCGCCGCTCTGCCTTGCCACGGCTGCGGGAATGCTTCTCCGGGAGGGCTTTCCGGTCCGGGTGCTGGACAACAACGCCGAAGGACTGCCCCTCGATGAGATACGGAAAAGGGCCGAAGGCGCGGGTCTGGTTTTTTTGACCTCCACCCCCTACGACCGCTGGCAGTGCCCCAGCATATCCATAGATTTTTTCCTTGAAACCGCCCGTGTCATTCCGCCGGAAAAGCTCTTCATCCTGGGCGGCCACGTCACCGAGCGGCCCGAAACCCTCCTGCGCGAAACCGGGGCGAGAGCGGCGATCCTGGGCGAGCCCGAAGAAACCATAGTGGAAATATGCAGGAAAGACGCTCTTTCCGAAGGATTTGACAGGCTCCGGGAAATCGCCGGGACCGCCTTTCTCGAAAACGGAAAATTCCACAGGCCTCCCGTCCGTCCCTACATGGCCGACCTGGACGGGCTGGCCACGCCCGCCTTTCATCTTCTTCCCATGGAACGCTACCATTATTTTCCCGTCATGGGGAAACCCTTCACCATACTGGAATCATCGCGGGGCTGCCCCGGGCGGTGCACCTTCTGCTATCTGGGCATGTACGGGCGCAAGGTGCGGGTGAAAAGTGCCGCACGGTTCCTGGACGAGATCGAATTTTGCGCAAAAATGCACCGCGTGAAGAATTTTTATTTCATGGACCTGGAGTTCTGCCTCAACCGGGAGCGCACCGAGGAAATCTGCCGGGGAATCCTGGAGCGGGGCCTTAAAATCAACTGGTGCTGCCAGACCAGGGTGAACGACATCGACGACGAGCTTGCGGCTCTCATGAAAAAGGCCGGTTGCAGCCTTATTCATTTTGGCGTCGAGGCCGGAAACCCGGAGATTCTGGCCGCCACCAGAAAGGGCATCACCGTCCAAAAGGCCCTTTCCGCCGTGGCCCTGTGCCGGAAAAACGGAATCCGCACGGCGGTTTTCATGAACTTCGGCTTTCCGGGGGAAACCCTGGCCCAGATGGAGGAGACCATTGATCTGGCCATCGCCATGAACCCCACCTACGCCAGCTTTCACCTCATAGTGCCCTTTCCCGGAACCGAACTTGCGGAAAAACTGGGGGTCGGCCCCGAGGACTTCCCACCGGGCCTTTATCCGTCGTATAATCATACAAGCCACGAGCTTGCGCCCCTTAAAAAAATGCTCCACCGGGCCTACAGGCGCTTTTACCTGCGGCCCAGTTACGCGTTAACCTGGCTTTCCGACCATAAAAAAGCTCTGAGGAGCGCGCCATGA
- a CDS encoding DegV family protein, translating to METVKIVTDSGANIPTEVAETLGIEVIPFTLTLNARRFLEGADATMENFYKRRELYHSMTWESPAYHDYALVYMRLVKENRKILFIHSSPALSPIHGTALAVHGDFRASHGAKAVILDSGTWGMGLTLTVTALARAAKTGLPLYRLIALAVTLKKEVGYVMGVKSTKLLAEAYRPRGLGALTSKAAFFAFDKNGVLGPFKDIQAKKGRMVLDLVKHVQSAVGDEPVIMGVEGTDSERLYGPLSGMLAECFNCGTWYAALARPSLYLGFCPEFFALAYVRQKALDPFTESIPADQEA from the coding sequence ATGGAAACCGTGAAAATCGTCACCGACAGCGGGGCCAACATTCCAACCGAAGTGGCGGAAACACTGGGCATAGAGGTGATTCCATTCACCCTGACCTTAAACGCCCGGCGCTTCTTGGAAGGGGCGGACGCGACCATGGAAAACTTCTACAAGCGCCGGGAACTCTACCACTCCATGACCTGGGAAAGCCCGGCCTACCACGATTACGCCCTTGTATACATGCGCCTTGTGAAGGAAAACCGGAAGATACTTTTCATCCACTCGAGCCCGGCCCTTTCCCCCATCCACGGGACGGCCCTTGCGGTTCACGGGGATTTCCGGGCCTCCCACGGGGCAAAGGCCGTGATCCTGGATTCGGGAACCTGGGGCATGGGCCTGACTCTCACGGTGACCGCCCTGGCCCGCGCCGCCAAAACCGGCCTTCCCCTTTACCGCCTCATCGCCCTTGCCGTTACGCTAAAGAAGGAGGTGGGCTACGTAATGGGGGTGAAGAGCACGAAACTCCTGGCCGAGGCTTACCGCCCGCGCGGCCTTGGGGCCCTTACGTCCAAGGCCGCGTTTTTCGCCTTCGACAAAAACGGGGTCTTGGGGCCTTTCAAGGATATCCAGGCAAAAAAGGGCCGGATGGTGCTGGACCTGGTGAAGCACGTGCAATCGGCGGTGGGGGACGAACCCGTAATCATGGGGGTGGAGGGAACGGACAGCGAGCGGCTCTACGGGCCTCTTTCCGGGATGCTTGCGGAGTGCTTCAACTGCGGAACATGGTACGCGGCCCTGGCCCGGCCATCGCTTTACCTTGGCTTCTGCCCGGAATTCTTCGCCCTGGCCTATGTCAGGCAAAAGGCTCTCGACCCCTTCACTGAAAGCATACCGGCGGATCAGGAAGCCTGA
- a CDS encoding P-II family nitrogen regulator: MIKIEAVIRPQKLEDVKDHLGKSGIRALTILEATDYKENRGDASATYRGAGVSHDSVRMLLVRFFVADEDVEDAVETLLGAAMTGTGRDGEISVTHVNRLVDITTGETITRAPD; the protein is encoded by the coding sequence ATGATCAAGATAGAGGCCGTAATCAGGCCGCAGAAACTGGAGGATGTAAAGGACCACCTGGGAAAATCAGGCATCCGCGCCCTCACCATACTTGAAGCCACCGACTACAAGGAAAACCGTGGGGACGCCTCGGCCACCTACAGGGGCGCTGGGGTGAGCCACGATTCGGTGAGGATGCTCCTGGTGCGCTTTTTCGTTGCTGACGAAGATGTGGAGGACGCGGTGGAGACCCTTCTTGGGGCCGCCATGACCGGGACGGGCAGGGACGGGGAAATCTCGGTGACACACGTGAATCGGCTGGTGGACATCACCACGGGCGAAACAATCACCCGCGCGCCGGATTAG
- a CDS encoding acyl-CoA carboxylase subunit beta, with protein MGEKLNDNMATLEEMRRDAHVGGGAALVEAQHGKGKLSARERIRLLLDEGSFEEIDMLKKGRGESALGKDKSYPGDGVVTGHGTVDGREVFIFSQDFTVIGGSLGEAHSQKIAKVMDLAVRVGAPIIGMNDSGGARIQEGVDALAAYGEIFHRNVEASGVVPQISCIMGPCAGGAVYSPSMTDFTFMVENTSYMFVTGPNVVKTIIHKDITSEELGGATVHGQESGVAHFVVGNDILCLRGVRRLINYLPSNNRQKAPILDLQDPPDRYDPALDYLVPANPNQTYDMNVLITSILDAAEFLEVHAGFARNIICGFGRLGGQTIGLVANQPAVLAGVLDSDASCKAARFVRFCDAFNIPLICLVDVPGFMPGPEQEHGGIIRHGAKLLYAFIEATVPRITVIVRKAYGGAYIVMNSKHIHGDINYAWPSAEIAVMGSRGAAEVIHRKEIEKSVQPDEVLAFRMEEYRKTFMNPFLAARRGYIDDVIFPRDTRHRLIRSLQFLEGKKVDRASRKHGNIPL; from the coding sequence ATGGGCGAGAAATTGAACGACAATATGGCGACCCTGGAGGAAATGCGCAGGGACGCCCACGTTGGAGGCGGGGCGGCCCTTGTGGAAGCCCAGCACGGGAAGGGGAAGCTTTCGGCCAGGGAGCGGATAAGGCTTTTGCTGGACGAGGGCTCCTTCGAGGAAATCGACATGCTCAAAAAGGGGCGCGGCGAAAGCGCCCTTGGGAAGGACAAGTCCTATCCGGGCGACGGCGTGGTGACGGGCCACGGCACCGTTGACGGCCGCGAGGTCTTCATCTTCAGCCAGGACTTCACCGTAATAGGCGGCTCCCTTGGCGAGGCCCATTCCCAGAAGATAGCCAAGGTCATGGACCTTGCGGTCCGGGTGGGTGCCCCCATAATCGGCATGAACGATTCGGGCGGGGCGCGCATCCAGGAGGGCGTGGACGCCCTTGCGGCCTACGGCGAAATCTTCCACAGGAACGTGGAGGCAAGCGGCGTGGTGCCCCAGATAAGCTGCATAATGGGGCCCTGCGCGGGCGGAGCGGTCTACAGCCCATCCATGACGGACTTCACCTTCATGGTGGAAAACACATCCTACATGTTCGTCACCGGCCCCAACGTGGTGAAAACCATCATCCACAAGGACATAACGAGCGAGGAGCTTGGCGGCGCGACGGTCCACGGGCAGGAATCGGGCGTGGCCCATTTCGTTGTGGGAAACGACATCCTCTGCTTGAGGGGCGTGAGAAGGCTCATCAACTACCTTCCCTCCAACAACCGCCAGAAGGCCCCCATCCTGGACCTCCAGGATCCGCCCGACCGCTACGACCCGGCCCTGGATTACCTCGTCCCGGCCAACCCGAACCAGACCTACGACATGAACGTCCTTATTACCAGCATTCTGGACGCCGCCGAGTTTCTGGAGGTCCACGCGGGTTTCGCCCGGAACATCATCTGCGGCTTCGGAAGGCTTGGCGGCCAGACCATTGGCCTTGTGGCCAACCAGCCTGCGGTTCTTGCCGGGGTTCTGGACAGCGACGCATCTTGTAAGGCGGCCCGTTTCGTGCGCTTCTGCGACGCCTTCAACATACCGCTCATCTGCCTCGTGGACGTTCCGGGCTTCATGCCGGGGCCGGAGCAGGAGCACGGCGGCATAATCCGCCACGGGGCCAAGCTCCTCTACGCCTTTATCGAGGCCACGGTGCCCCGCATAACGGTCATCGTGCGCAAGGCTTACGGCGGGGCCTACATCGTGATGAACTCCAAGCACATCCACGGCGACATCAACTACGCCTGGCCCTCCGCCGAGATAGCGGTCATGGGTTCAAGGGGCGCGGCGGAGGTCATCCACCGGAAGGAAATCGAAAAAAGCGTTCAGCCGGACGAGGTTCTGGCCTTCCGCATGGAGGAATACCGCAAGACCTTCATGAACCCCTTCCTGGCCGCGCGCCGGGGCTACATTGACGACGTGATCTTTCCCCGTGACACGCGCCACAGGCTCATCCGCTCCCTTCAGTTCCTGGAGGGGAAGAAGGTGGACAGGGCTTCCCGCAAGCACGGCAACATACCCCTGTGA